AGATCCGGTATAGAACAGGACCGTCTCTATGCTGAGGCGGCCCTGGATACGGGCGGAAGTTCGTTGAGGTCTTATTTTTGAAAGTCTGATCCGCTTTTCTGCAAACGTACCCACAATAACGCCCCCAATATAAAAAACACACTCTCGATCACCAGCCATTGTGTTCCAAAAGCACCCAGCGGGCCTTCTACCGCCCAGGTGATGACCCTGGACAGGGCATAAAGTCCCCAAAGCCAACAAAGAAAAACAACCCCCTGCTGGATGTCCTTTATCGCCCAACGTACGAGCATGACCGTGATCGTTAATCCTACACCGCCATATACGCCTCTGATGGAACTAAATGCATCATTGTTGGGCAGCTTCACCTGTACCAGGTCCATGACTGCCTGCGGACTAAAAAAGCCCATCATGCTGACCATAAAAAAACTTCCCGCAGACAGAAGCAGGTAGATGCGGGATAGTACTTTAATTGTTCGGGAAAAATTCATATTGACACGTTTATAATGCAAATGTGGAAGTACTGCATTAATAAAATCTTTGTGCGTGTCAAGATTTTTGTACGAATAATTTACCTGGATAAATACAGTTTTTAGCCGGATGCCCGGTCGGTTGCCACGCGGTAATATGGATCTTCCATTATATTCACTTCAATCACCCCTTCTGCATTTTTAAGGAGTGTACGGCAATCTTCGCTAAGATGCTGGAGATGCAGTTTTTTATTTACCTTTTGGTATCGTTCCGTGAGTTTGTTGAGCGCATCGATGGCGCTCATGTCAGCAACACGGCTTTCTTTAAAATCGATGATCACTTTATCCGGGTCGTTGAGCACATCAAATTTTTCCAGGAAAGTGGTCACAGAACCGAAGAACAGAGGCCCGAAGATCTCATAGTGTTTGACGCCGTTTTCATCGGTGTATTTCCGGGCACGGATACGTTTGGCGCTTTCCCAGGAAAATACCAGCGCTGAAATAATGATACCTATCAATACTGCTAAGGCCAGATTATGCAGCCACACGGTGATACCGGCCACCAATATACCTACGATAATGTCATGGCGGGGCATTTTGTTGATGATGCGTAAACTGGTCCATTCAAATGTGCCGATCGCCACCATCATCATCACGCCTACGAGCGCAGCCATCGGCACACGTTCGATAATAGGAGCGCCGAAGAGGATGATCAGCAGAATGGTCAGTGCCGCTATGATGCCCGATAACCGCGCCCTGGAGCCAGCCGACAGGTTGACAAAAGACTGCGCGATCATGGCACAGCCGCCCATGCCGGTAAAAAAGCCGTTGACAACGTTGGCCGTTCCCTGTGCGACCGCCTCTTTGTTGCCTCGCCCTTTGGTGCCGGTGATTTCATCTACCACGTTCAGGGTAAGCAGGCTTTCTATCAGTCCCACGCCCGCCATTACCAATGAATAAGGGAAGATGACCTGCAGCGTTTCAATATTGAAAGGAACAGAAGGAATATGGAAAGGAGGGAAACCGCCGCTGATGGAAGCAATGTCCTTCACTGTTTTGGTGTCGATGGTGAACCCAAAAACAAGCAGGGAAACCACGATAATAGCTACCAGGGAGGCGGGTATGGCCTTCGTGATTTTAGGGAAGATGATGACGATCAGGATGGTTAATACCACCAGCGCCAGCATGGTCCATAGCGCCGGCCCGCTGAGCCATGCGGTGCCGCCCGGGACTTTAAACTGTTGTACCTGTGCCATGAAGATAACGATCGCCAGCCCGTTTACGAAGCCGTACATCACCGGTTGAGGGACGAGACGAATAAATTTACCGAGCCGGAATATACCAACGAGAATTTGAAATACGCCGGCCAGTGCCACCGCTGCAAATACATATTCCACGCCGTGCGACTGCATCAGGGCGATCAGAACGATCACCGTAGCGCCGGCGCCACCGGACACCATTCCCGGCCTGCCGCCAAAAACAGCTGTGATCAGCCCCATTAAAAATGCCGCATACAAGCCGGTCAAAGGAGATAATCCCGCCAGGATGGCAAAGGACAAAGATTCCGGGATCATGGTCATGGCTACGGTAAACCCTGCTAAAACTTCGGTCTTGTAATTGACTTTCTGCGAAAAGTCAAATAAATTAAAGTAGACCTTCATGCTGACGAAAGATTAAAAAATATTAAATAAACAATCATGTAACTGGACTGAACAGATAGCTATGGTCTGGCCGGAATGCCAGGCGGACGCTGGTGGCAGCGTATATACAATCAAGGTGGAGTAACCGGAGATGGTGTAGTCGTATTGTTCATTTCGTTGACGAAGGTAGTAAAAAGCAGGTAAAATGCAACACTAAACGGCAGTGGCTTGTTTATCTCCGGTTGAAAGCTTAGTTTTGAACGGACAACAACCGCGATAAAAATCAACCAGGAAATCAAGGACAATTGCCGGCAATAGCAGTGTTATACATATTAAGATGATGACAGACTACACCTTCTATGCTGATGAAGAGCTGGTTCAACTGATGGCCGCTGATGACCACGCCGCGTTTACTGAAATTTATAACCGGTATTGGAAACGCCTGTATGTGCTGGCCTATGACCGCCTGCATTCCCGTGAACTGGCGGAAGACGTGGTACAGGACGTGTTTACCGGTTTGTGGCAACGCAGAAGCCAGTCTGTTATCCGGTCACTGCCCGCTTATCTCGCTACGGCCAACCGTTATGCTGTATTTGCCCAGCTATCCAAAACAGCCCGTGTTACCACCGTGGAGGCGCTGCCCGAATCATTGCAGGCAGTGACGGATGAAACGGCGCAACTGCATTTTCTACAGCAGTCCATGGAAAACCAACTGAAGCAACTACCTGAAAAATGCCGCCTTGTTTTTAACTACAGCCGCCATGCCGGCCTTACCAACCGCGAAATTGCCGACCAGCTGCAGATCTCCGAGAAAGCTGTGGAGAAACACATTTCCAAAGCGCTGCAACGGCTACGTGTACAGTTCCGGAATTATTTCCATGCTATCTTCCTTTGTTGAAAATTTTTTTTCTTCGGGAGGTAGGGTAAGTACTCCGTTTCCACACTTACATAATATAACACCTGTAAATTCTAAAATGGATGGACAAGAACGAACTGGCTATGCTATCAGCAAAGTATCTGGCCGGTACCGCCAGTGAAGAGGAAGTGGGACGTTTGTTGCAGTGGTACAATGCCTATGATGCACAGGAACTGACAGCTTATGTGACGGTGGAAGGGGAGGAGACGGAAGAACGCCTGAAGGACCGGATGTACCTCCGCCTGCAGGCTGCCACGCAGCCTCCCGAACGCAGGAGGGCATTGTATATGCAGGGCTGGCCCGGGAAAGTGGCTGCTGCTGTGCTGGTGCTGGTGATGGCCGGTGGTGGGTACTATCTCTTTAATAAGGTACGTCAACCTGCTCCTGTTGCGGGTGCGGCGTCCCTGGCGGTACGTCCCGGAAGCGATAAGGCAACGCTCACGCTGGCCGATGGCTCCGTGGTAAACCTCGACAGCATCGGCACCGGAACGGTGACATTGCAGGGTGTGAAAATGGAGAAGACCACACAGGGACAGATCGTTTATAAGGACAATGGCAACGCGGCGGTGAACAACGTATTACGCACGCCGAGAGGCGGACAGTATAAGGTAACATTGCCGGACGGCACAGACGTATGGCTGAATGCGTCTTCTTCCATCAGCTATCCGACGGCGTTCTCAGGAAGCAGCAGAAATGTGTCTGTGACCGGGGAAGTATATTTTGAAGTGGCCGCGGACGCCGCCCGTCCGTTTGAGGTGAAAGTGAATGATATCAGTGTGCTGGTGTTAGGCACGCATTTTAATATCAACGCCTATGACGATGAGCAAACGGTCAAAACCACACTGCTGGAAGGGGCCGTGCTGGTAAGGACGCCCGAAGCGTTCAAACACCTGGAGCCCGGTCAGCAGGCGAAAATAAAGCCAGGCAGCAACCAGATCGAATGGCTGAAACATGTGGACGTAAACAGTGCTGTCGCCTGGAAAAACGGCTATTTTTCTTTTGACGACGCAGACATCCCTACCGTGATGCGGCAGCTGGCAAGATGGTATGATATGGATGTCGTTTATGCAGGGAATGTACCGGAAGGCACCTTCACCGGCGAGATCGGAAGAAACCTTACGCAGGACCAGTTGATGAAGATATTGAAACAGGCGAGAATTAATTTCAAACTGGAAGAAGGAAGAAGACTTGTTATTTATCCGTAGCAACCATTTATCAGAATCTATAACCAACCATTACCTACCGGTAACAGTAAAAACCGGTGAACCGTTTAACCGGGCCTGTACAAGGGCCTGAGCGATAGCTATCCATTAATACATGTTATGAAAGGAATGCAGCCCACCGGGTACGGGAGGCTTATGTTTCGTCCATAAAAAAACCTGGTGTCAAGATTGGCGTCCGCACCAGGTTTGACTGTTGGTTAACCCTTTTTCTGAACCCTTCCTGCTACCCTTTACAGGGTGGATGGGAAACATTTGTCAACCAAAAATCAACCTAAGGTATGAAAATTAATGTTGTCTGCAACAGGCACCAAACTTTTGTATCAACCGGGGGCGACAGGCCCCCGCTGGCCGAAAACTACCGTGTGACCAAAATCTGGAGAGCAATGAAATTGACCGCTTTTTTATTAACGGCGGCGGCGTTACATATCTACGCCACCGGGAAATCCCAGACCGTTACTGTGGCATGCAAAAACATGCCGTTACAACAGGTGTTCAGTGTGATCAAACAACAAACAGGATTCGTATTTTTTTACAGGAACCAGGATTTGTCAGATGTCCGCCCCGTATCTGCGGACATACGCGAACAACCGTTGAAAACCGCCCTGGCAAGGATACTGCTGGACAAACCCCTCTCATTTGACATCGAAGGCAATACGATTGTCATTTCCCGGAAACTGCCCGCCGCGGAAACAAAGCCGGAACAACCGGACCTGTTTCCTCCGCAGGACGTGCAGGGCAGGATCATCGACAAACACGGTGATCCGGTGCCTGGTGTCACCATCCGGGTGAAAGGCACCAACCTGGCTGCTATCACCGATCAGGCCGGCTTCTTTGTGCTGCGCAATGCAGATGCCCGGGCTGAACTGCTTGTTTCCTGCGTGGGCTTTGAATCAAAAAACATATCGCTCAACGGGAAAACAAAACTGGAAATACAGCTCAATGCCAAGGTGGATGACCTGAACCAATACGTAGTCGTGGGTTACGGCAGCACCAAAAGAAAAGACCTGACCGGTTCTGTCGCTTCCGTGAATGTGGAGGAAGTGAAGAACGTTCCTTTTGCCAGCATTGACCAGGCGCTGTCCGGCAAAGCAGCCGGCGTACAGGTCACCCAATCGGACGGTTCCCCCGGTGGCGTGGCCAAAATCCGCATCCGTGGCGGTACCTCGCTGCTAGGCGGCAACGACCCGCTATATATCATCGACGGGGTACAGGTGACCATTCAAAACCGCTATATCCAAAACCAGGCAGAAGTGGTGAACCCCATAGAAAGGGCCGGCAGCGATAATCCCAACAGTTCGGTGAACGGCTCTTTTACCCGCGGACTTAACAGCCTGGCAGGCCTTAACATCAACGATATCGAATCCATCGATATTTTGAAAGATGCTTCCGCCACCGCTATCTATGGCTCCAAGGCTGCCAATGGCGTAATCATCATCACCACCAAAAAAGGTAAACTGAATCAGAAACCGGTGCTGGAAGCCAATTACTACGCCGGTGTCAGTCAACCTATACGCGAAAAACTGTTGAATGCGGAACAGTATGTAAACCTGTTACAGGAGGCAGCCCGCACTAAAAACGCCGTCAGGGCCGCAGCAGGGCAGGACCCGGACCCTATGGCCACCAACGTCATCAACCATCCCGAAAGCCTGGGCACTGCCAACACCGACTGGCTTAAGCTGGTGCTGCGGAACGCTATGACCCACAATGCTGATATTTCCGTACGGGGCGGTGGCTCCGGTTCCCGCTATTATACGTCCCTGGCCTACTCCAAACAGGACGGGGTGCTGAAAGGAACTGATTTTTCCCGCATCGCCGGTAAAATCAGCCTCGATAATGAAATCACCGGCAAGCTGCGTATCATCACCAACCTGGACTATGGTTTCACCAAAAACAATATCACCAACGGTATATACCCTGCTGCCATGTATGCGCCGCCTACCTTGCCGGCGTTTAACCCCGATGGCACACCCTACCAGTTCCTCGGTTCTCAGATCGGGGGATACGATTACCAGGGGTTCCAGAACCCTATGATATTACTGGACGGTATTAACACGGGCAAAACCGCCTCGCTCATCGGTTCACTCTCCGGTGATTATGACGTGCTGAAAAACCTGAAATTCAGAAGCACCCTTTCGGTGAACTATAACAATTTCCATCAGCAGAACTATGTGCCCAGCACGGCAGTCATCGCCTCCGCCAGTGGCGTGAGCAGTTCCAACGGCGGTACCGCTTCCCAGGGCCAGACGGAAGATGTGAACCTCTTCGTGGAAAATACCCTCACGTGGGACAAGCAGTTCAATGAAAACCACCGGCTGAACCTCCTGGGCGGTACCTCCTGGCAGAAATACCGTTTCAACTCTTTCTCTGCCAGCGGCCAGGGTTTCCCGGATGATAAATACCTGAACAATATCTCGTCCGCTGCCATTACGCTTCCTGCCACAGGCAGCTCCGGGCAGAATGCATTGCTCAGTTTTTATATGCGCGCCAACTATGCGCTGAAAGAAAAATACCTGCTCACCTTCACCGGCCGTTCGGATGCTTCTTCCAAGTTCCCGGCGCACAACAGGGTGGGATATTTCCCTTCCGGTGGTGCCGCGTGGCGGGTTTCAGAAGAACCATTCATGAAAAAGGCCGCATGGGTCAACGAACTCAAACTGCGTGTCAGCGCCGGTTATACCGGTACACAGAACTTCGGTGACAACCTGTACTACACATTGTACACGCCCGGTTCCTATGGAGGCGTCAACGCACTTATTCCTTCGCAGCTGGGCAATAGCAAGATCAAGTGGGAATCTACCTTGCAGAAAGACCTGGGGCTGGACTTTGAACTGTTTGGTTCCCGTCTGCGGGGCGTGATCGGGTATTATGAAAAGATAACCACCGGTTTGTTGTTGTCTACACAACTGCCGCCCAGCTCTTCCTATAGCAGCGTGATATCCAATATCGCCACCATCAGCAACAAAGGGCTGGAGATCGATCTCCGTACGGATTTCATCAAACAAAAATATTTTCAATGGACAGGCGCCCTGAATATTTCCGGTAACCGTTCCAGGGTTGAAGATATCAATAATGATTTTTCAGACCCGAATGACGCGGGCGCCACGTACCTCAGCGCTAATGCGGTGGTGCGGAAAGGAGAGCCGCTGGGGCTTTTTTACGGCTATAAACAAACCGGTATTATCCGTGACCAGAAGCAGCTGGACGAGTACAAGAAGGTATTTGTATATGCGAAGTACTTCGCGCCTTACCTCGGCATCGGCGATGCCATGTATGAAATCGGCGACAACGGGTTCTATAAACAGGATGTTATCGGTCAGGCGCAGCCTAAGTTCTACGGCGGTTTTACCAACACGTTTACCTACAAGAATTTTAGTCTGATCACCCTGCTTACCTTTTCTTATGGTGGGCAGATGTTATATATCGCCGATGTGCAGAACAAAAATTTCGAAAGTTTCGCTAACCGCGGCACCAGGATACTGCAACGGTGGACACCGGAAAACCCTTCTGCGGAAAGGCCCCGGCTTATATTGGGAGAGTATGGCGCCAATACCAGCAGCGCTGAAGTATATGATGCTTCCTACCTGAAACTGAAGTCCATTACCATTACTTACCAGTTGCCCGCCCGTACCGCCGCCGGCATGCACATCCGTGATGCTTCGGTATATGCTTCGGCCACCAATCTGTTCACCATAACAAAATACCCTGGTCCGGACCCGGAGGTGAGCAATAACCCTTACAGCCTGATCAACGGCAGCAGCGATGTCAGCACATTCCCTACCGTAAAGCAGTTTAACCTGGGCCTGCGTTTCGGATTTTAAAACTATTAAACCAGCTAATGATGAAAAGGATCATATATACGTTTACGTTACTCAGCACAGTGGTGATGACAAGTGTGTCCTGCAAAAAGGAACTGGGAAAATTGCCGGAAAACGCCAAAGTGGATGGCAACACCATCATCGACCAACGGACGTCTGAAATAGCGCTCAACGGCGCTTATTACCGGTTTGCGGCGGTGAGCGGCGATAATATCACGAAATGGTTTGAACACGAGGTGCCGCCTGCCATGTTTGCAGGGTATATGGGATACGGTTACGGGGCAGATCAGGCGGAGATAGATAATAACTACGCAAAGTCCGGTTATGCGAACATCTACTGGACATCCTCCTATCAGCTGATCAATGCTGCCAATGGGGTCATCAAGGGCGTGACCGCGCTGGATGACAAACGTTTCACCGGCAACCGTAAAAAGGAGGTGCTGGCTGAAGCGCGCTTCCTGAGAGCATATGCGCATTTCAAGCTGCTGAGTTTCTTCGGGCAGTGGTTCGACCTGGGCAGCCCTTACGGAGCGCTGCTCCGCGAAGATTTTACACAGGTGGACGCTTTGCCGAAAGCCCGCAGCTCAGTGAAAGACAGTTATGCTTTTATCCTTGCCGATGTAGATGACGCCATTGCCAATGCCCCCGCGGAGAACCCGGCGTGGTACGCCACACGCTGGGCGGCCATGGCGCTCAAAATGCGGGTGCTGATGAGCCACGGGCAGCCGGAAGACTATAAGCAGGTAGCGGACCTGGCAGATTCCATTATCCTTCGCAGTAAATACACGCCGGAGCCACAAACGAAAGATATCTTCTACCTGAAAGGCCTGGGCAGCACCGAGGTTATACTGGGCGTCAAACCACAACAAAACCAGGAGAGCTTCTATTATGTGCTCAGCCGGCAATACTGGCCGGGGGCCTCTTCGCTGTACGTAGCTAAAACAGCATTAAAAGACCTGTTGCAGAATGATCCGCGCGCCTGGATGATAGGCACCGAAAACCGCTATACGAAAGGCACGTATTACTTCCTGAAATATATCAAACAGGGCGATGCGCCTTCTGTGTTGTCCGAAACGGCCTATGCTTTCCGGTTGACAGAAGTGTACCTGCTGAAAGCGGAAGCTATCGTCCGTTCCGGTGGCAGTTTACAGGCCGCCCGCGATATCCTTAGGGCGGTCATGGGCCGCGGC
This sequence is a window from Chitinophaga varians. Protein-coding genes within it:
- a CDS encoding sigma-70 family RNA polymerase sigma factor: MMTDYTFYADEELVQLMAADDHAAFTEIYNRYWKRLYVLAYDRLHSRELAEDVVQDVFTGLWQRRSQSVIRSLPAYLATANRYAVFAQLSKTARVTTVEALPESLQAVTDETAQLHFLQQSMENQLKQLPEKCRLVFNYSRHAGLTNREIADQLQISEKAVEKHISKALQRLRVQFRNYFHAIFLC
- a CDS encoding SulP family inorganic anion transporter; this encodes MKVYFNLFDFSQKVNYKTEVLAGFTVAMTMIPESLSFAILAGLSPLTGLYAAFLMGLITAVFGGRPGMVSGGAGATVIVLIALMQSHGVEYVFAAVALAGVFQILVGIFRLGKFIRLVPQPVMYGFVNGLAIVIFMAQVQQFKVPGGTAWLSGPALWTMLALVVLTILIVIIFPKITKAIPASLVAIIVVSLLVFGFTIDTKTVKDIASISGGFPPFHIPSVPFNIETLQVIFPYSLVMAGVGLIESLLTLNVVDEITGTKGRGNKEAVAQGTANVVNGFFTGMGGCAMIAQSFVNLSAGSRARLSGIIAALTILLIILFGAPIIERVPMAALVGVMMMVAIGTFEWTSLRIINKMPRHDIIVGILVAGITVWLHNLALAVLIGIIISALVFSWESAKRIRARKYTDENGVKHYEIFGPLFFGSVTTFLEKFDVLNDPDKVIIDFKESRVADMSAIDALNKLTERYQKVNKKLHLQHLSEDCRTLLKNAEGVIEVNIMEDPYYRVATDRASG
- a CDS encoding RagB/SusD family nutrient uptake outer membrane protein yields the protein MMKRIIYTFTLLSTVVMTSVSCKKELGKLPENAKVDGNTIIDQRTSEIALNGAYYRFAAVSGDNITKWFEHEVPPAMFAGYMGYGYGADQAEIDNNYAKSGYANIYWTSSYQLINAANGVIKGVTALDDKRFTGNRKKEVLAEARFLRAYAHFKLLSFFGQWFDLGSPYGALLREDFTQVDALPKARSSVKDSYAFILADVDDAIANAPAENPAWYATRWAAMALKMRVLMSHGQPEDYKQVADLADSIILRSKYTPEPQTKDIFYLKGLGSTEVILGVKPQQNQESFYYVLSRQYWPGASSLYVAKTALKDLLQNDPRAWMIGTENRYTKGTYYFLKYIKQGDAPSVLSETAYAFRLTEVYLLKAEAIVRSGGSLQAARDILRAVMGRGGVTDFSAVDNAVSVNDLLKQLYLEFVRNLVAEDGQEWMALLRLPSSLIQELRPTANDKVKYILPIPHSEFLYNPAIGLQNPGYQK
- a CDS encoding TonB-dependent receptor, yielding MKINVVCNRHQTFVSTGGDRPPLAENYRVTKIWRAMKLTAFLLTAAALHIYATGKSQTVTVACKNMPLQQVFSVIKQQTGFVFFYRNQDLSDVRPVSADIREQPLKTALARILLDKPLSFDIEGNTIVISRKLPAAETKPEQPDLFPPQDVQGRIIDKHGDPVPGVTIRVKGTNLAAITDQAGFFVLRNADARAELLVSCVGFESKNISLNGKTKLEIQLNAKVDDLNQYVVVGYGSTKRKDLTGSVASVNVEEVKNVPFASIDQALSGKAAGVQVTQSDGSPGGVAKIRIRGGTSLLGGNDPLYIIDGVQVTIQNRYIQNQAEVVNPIERAGSDNPNSSVNGSFTRGLNSLAGLNINDIESIDILKDASATAIYGSKAANGVIIITTKKGKLNQKPVLEANYYAGVSQPIREKLLNAEQYVNLLQEAARTKNAVRAAAGQDPDPMATNVINHPESLGTANTDWLKLVLRNAMTHNADISVRGGGSGSRYYTSLAYSKQDGVLKGTDFSRIAGKISLDNEITGKLRIITNLDYGFTKNNITNGIYPAAMYAPPTLPAFNPDGTPYQFLGSQIGGYDYQGFQNPMILLDGINTGKTASLIGSLSGDYDVLKNLKFRSTLSVNYNNFHQQNYVPSTAVIASASGVSSSNGGTASQGQTEDVNLFVENTLTWDKQFNENHRLNLLGGTSWQKYRFNSFSASGQGFPDDKYLNNISSAAITLPATGSSGQNALLSFYMRANYALKEKYLLTFTGRSDASSKFPAHNRVGYFPSGGAAWRVSEEPFMKKAAWVNELKLRVSAGYTGTQNFGDNLYYTLYTPGSYGGVNALIPSQLGNSKIKWESTLQKDLGLDFELFGSRLRGVIGYYEKITTGLLLSTQLPPSSSYSSVISNIATISNKGLEIDLRTDFIKQKYFQWTGALNISGNRSRVEDINNDFSDPNDAGATYLSANAVVRKGEPLGLFYGYKQTGIIRDQKQLDEYKKVFVYAKYFAPYLGIGDAMYEIGDNGFYKQDVIGQAQPKFYGGFTNTFTYKNFSLITLLTFSYGGQMLYIADVQNKNFESFANRGTRILQRWTPENPSAERPRLILGEYGANTSSAEVYDASYLKLKSITITYQLPARTAAGMHIRDASVYASATNLFTITKYPGPDPEVSNNPYSLINGSSDVSTFPTVKQFNLGLRFGF
- a CDS encoding DUF4345 domain-containing protein, which gives rise to MNFSRTIKVLSRIYLLLSAGSFFMVSMMGFFSPQAVMDLVQVKLPNNDAFSSIRGVYGGVGLTITVMLVRWAIKDIQQGVVFLCWLWGLYALSRVITWAVEGPLGAFGTQWLVIESVFFILGALLWVRLQKSGSDFQK
- a CDS encoding FecR family protein, translated to MDKNELAMLSAKYLAGTASEEEVGRLLQWYNAYDAQELTAYVTVEGEETEERLKDRMYLRLQAATQPPERRRALYMQGWPGKVAAAVLVLVMAGGGYYLFNKVRQPAPVAGAASLAVRPGSDKATLTLADGSVVNLDSIGTGTVTLQGVKMEKTTQGQIVYKDNGNAAVNNVLRTPRGGQYKVTLPDGTDVWLNASSSISYPTAFSGSSRNVSVTGEVYFEVAADAARPFEVKVNDISVLVLGTHFNINAYDDEQTVKTTLLEGAVLVRTPEAFKHLEPGQQAKIKPGSNQIEWLKHVDVNSAVAWKNGYFSFDDADIPTVMRQLARWYDMDVVYAGNVPEGTFTGEIGRNLTQDQLMKILKQARINFKLEEGRRLVIYP